The following coding sequences lie in one Candidatus Phytoplasma solani genomic window:
- a CDS encoding carboxypeptidase M32: MSFYYRQLEQKFEKIAHLENILGILNWDIACNIKSGSEESRSQEIVSLSKILHQLLTSNEIKKLITLSQQEEHQLDAWQKANLREIILKVKDEEIVPEELQKNLILSTTKAEIIWRQARKNNDYELFKPYLAKVIEYKQQLAKIRSQAFGLSLYDSLLDQFSRGMTTVKIKKIFDFLKTQLPVLIKKIVTKKIFSKNDHNNRIKMNIAKQKDLNNQIMSIIGFDFNYGRLDESTHPFCGGTPFDIRLTTRYDENNLFDSFFATVHEVGHALYEQNLPLKYKNQPVGKALDLQFHESQSLLMEKQVAKSKEFLVFLANYLQQKLNLNDATLKADNLYLQANKVQPSFIRVDADEVTYCLHIILRFEIEELLINGQLSVDELPNVWNQKMKDYLGIVPSSFSEGCLQDVHWPSGSFGYFPSYANGMIISAMVMKKYSDLYPDYKNDFLKGDFTKLNHYLNQNFRNFGSFYNSKDLLLQATGESEINPHTFLTYLENKYLN; the protein is encoded by the coding sequence CATTTAGAAAATATTTTAGGTATTTTAAATTGGGATATAGCTTGCAATATTAAAAGTGGTTCTGAAGAAAGTCGTTCACAAGAAATTGTGAGTTTAAGTAAGATTCTACATCAATTATTAACTAGCAATGAAATTAAAAAATTAATTACTTTAAGCCAACAAGAAGAGCATCAATTAGACGCATGGCAAAAAGCTAATTTAAGAGAAATTATTTTAAAAGTTAAAGATGAAGAAATAGTGCCTGAAGAATTACAAAAAAATTTAATTCTAAGCACTACCAAAGCAGAAATAATTTGGCGTCAAGCTCGTAAAAATAATGATTATGAATTATTTAAACCTTATTTAGCTAAAGTGATTGAATACAAACAACAATTAGCCAAAATTAGAAGTCAAGCATTTGGTTTATCTTTATATGATTCTTTATTAGATCAGTTTAGTCGTGGTATGACAACGGTTAAAATTAAAAAAATTTTTGATTTTTTAAAAACTCAATTACCTGTTTTAATTAAAAAAATTGTGACAAAAAAAATTTTTTCTAAAAATGATCATAATAACCGTATTAAAATGAATATTGCGAAGCAAAAAGATTTAAATAATCAGATTATGTCAATTATAGGTTTTGATTTTAATTATGGTCGTTTAGACGAATCTACTCATCCTTTTTGTGGTGGTACGCCGTTTGATATTCGTTTAACTACACGTTATGATGAAAACAATTTATTTGATAGTTTTTTTGCCACTGTGCACGAAGTAGGTCATGCTTTGTATGAACAAAATTTACCTTTAAAATATAAAAATCAACCAGTAGGTAAAGCGCTTGATTTGCAATTTCATGAAAGTCAATCTTTATTAATGGAAAAACAGGTAGCTAAATCGAAAGAATTTTTAGTTTTTTTAGCTAATTATTTACAACAAAAATTAAATTTAAATGATGCGACTTTAAAAGCGGATAATTTATATTTACAAGCTAATAAAGTACAACCAAGTTTTATTCGAGTTGATGCTGATGAAGTTACTTATTGTCTACATATTATCTTACGTTTTGAAATAGAAGAGTTATTAATTAATGGTCAGTTATCTGTCGATGAACTCCCAAACGTATGGAATCAAAAAATGAAAGATTATTTAGGAATTGTTCCAAGTAGTTTTTCTGAAGGTTGTTTGCAAGATGTACATTGGCCTTCGGGCTCTTTTGGTTATTTTCCAAGTTATGCTAATGGTATGATAATATCTGCAATGGTGATGAAAAAATATAGTGATTTATACCCCGATTATAAAAATGATTTTTTAAAAGGAGATTTTACCAAATTAAATCATTATTTAAATCAAAATTTTAGGAATTTTGGTTCTTTTTACAACAGTAAAGATTTATTATTACAAGCAACTGGTGAATCAGAAATCAATCCTCATACTTTTTTAACATATTTAGAAAATAAATATTTAAATTAA
- a CDS encoding Pr6Pr family membrane protein — protein sequence MYTKKTFFKNYKDNFVVLSIAIILGTIAFITFGRHVDEIISYRKCFSDLIYKFTSESNILVLGVMIAFFTPLRKSSSFTYLAFIALISISFTSIVNHTILDRDEIKGFNFKDAIHYRHTIIPLFYVIFYFLSKEIYALSLKKVYMGLIHPLLYFCFFLIKGLIVGKSYVYPYGFIDPYRPGIFKIKEIQGYRFLLLMVLVLTISLYLYSSLLTYIKKKY from the coding sequence ATGTATACTAAAAAAACTTTTTTTAAAAATTATAAAGATAACTTCGTCGTGTTATCGATAGCTATTATATTAGGAACAATAGCTTTCATTACTTTTGGCCGTCATGTCGATGAAATCATTAGTTACCGCAAATGTTTTTCAGATTTAATTTATAAATTTACTTCTGAAAGTAATATTTTAGTGTTAGGAGTGATGATTGCTTTTTTTACTCCTTTGAGAAAAAGTTCTTCTTTTACTTATTTAGCTTTTATCGCTTTAATCAGTATTTCGTTTACTTCCATCGTTAATCACACTATTTTAGATCGAGACGAAATTAAAGGCTTTAATTTCAAAGATGCTATTCATTATAGACATACTATCATTCCTTTGTTCTATGTTATTTTTTATTTTTTAAGTAAAGAAATTTACGCATTATCATTAAAAAAAGTTTATATGGGATTAATTCATCCTTTATTGTATTTTTGCTTTTTTTTAATTAAAGGGTTGATCGTGGGAAAAAGTTATGTCTATCCTTATGGTTTTATTGATCCTTATCGTCCAGGTATTTTCAAGATTAAAGAGATTCAAGGTTATAGGTTTTTATTATTAATGGTATTAGTCTTAACTATTAGCCTTTATCTTTATTCTAGTCTTTTAACTTACATCAAGAAAAAATATTAA
- a CDS encoding DUF2963 domain-containing protein yields the protein MIIINKKRNNFIVGAAIILINIIIYYCTFYLYIYCYFAPFKKIFSQDDAPVQKDAKENAPVKKIFYQDDGKTIKIISEFDKITDKEIKKTFYQSDGKTIDVIYEYDKHSGELVNKTQHQYDGTKIKSIIKYSQYDDKLKEVEKIDYDYNKDNGKLIKETYNNDYIKEYDKDNGKLIKETYNNNNYIYDGANRKLKKCNNIKEYDKDTGKLVKEAYYNDYIKEYDKDTGKLVKETKYQSDRENLWYIHEYDKKTYKLVKKTNYRKYSFFSSDFSSKHNGTIESIIEFNKDTGEIVKKTHFNPDGTIK from the coding sequence ATGATAATCATCAATAAAAAACGCAACAATTTTATTGTTGGCGCCGCAATTATACTTATAAATATTATTATCTATTATTGTACCTTTTACTTATACATTTATTGTTATTTTGCACCATTTAAAAAAATATTTTCCCAAGACGATGCACCAGTCCAAAAAGATGCAAAAGAAAATGCACCAGTTAAAAAAATATTTTACCAAGACGACGGAAAAACAATTAAAATTATAAGTGAATTTGATAAAATAACTGACAAAGAAATAAAAAAAACTTTTTATCAATCTGACGGAAAAACTATTGATGTTATATATGAATACGATAAACACTCTGGTGAATTAGTTAATAAAACTCAACACCAATATGACGGAACAAAAATTAAATCCATAATCAAATACAGTCAATATGATGACAAACTAAAAGAAGTTGAAAAAATTGATTATGATTATAATAAAGATAATGGTAAATTAATTAAAGAAACTTATAATAATGATTATATAAAGGAATATGATAAAGATAATGGTAAATTAATTAAAGAAACTTATAATAATAATAATTATATATATGATGGAGCCAATCGTAAACTAAAAAAGTGTAATAATATAAAGGAATATGATAAAGATACTGGTAAATTAGTTAAAGAAGCTTATTATAATGATTATATAAAGGAATATGATAAAGATACTGGTAAATTAGTTAAAGAAACTAAGTACCAATCCGATAGAGAAAACCTTTGGTATATACATGAATATGATAAAAAAACTTACAAATTAGTTAAAAAAACTAATTACAGAAAATATTCGTTTTTTTCTTCTGATTTTTCTTCTAAACACAACGGAACAATTGAATCTATAATTGAATTTAATAAAGACACTGGCGAAATAGTTAAAAAAACACATTTCAACCCCGATGGAACCATTAAATAA
- a CDS encoding NUDIX hydrolase: MSYIEKLRHKIGREPIFSPGASIIVYENNKYLLQFRNDFKVWGLHGGAMNLGETGEQVALRELKEETNLNILEMYFFKTYVGEKIKITYPNGDIVYPIVMAFVVTKTEGKLKAQKEEVKRLKWFDEKDLPIDKMMAIDKTFLTEFIAHKNQQ, encoded by the coding sequence ATGAGTTATATTGAAAAACTACGTCACAAAATAGGACGTGAACCTATATTTTCACCAGGAGCTTCTATTATTGTTTACGAAAATAACAAATATTTACTGCAATTTAGAAATGATTTTAAAGTTTGGGGTCTGCACGGTGGAGCGATGAATTTAGGCGAAACTGGTGAACAAGTCGCTTTAAGAGAATTAAAGGAAGAAACTAATTTAAATATTTTAGAAATGTATTTTTTTAAGACTTATGTAGGCGAAAAGATCAAAATCACCTATCCTAACGGCGATATTGTTTATCCTATTGTAATGGCTTTTGTAGTGACCAAAACCGAGGGTAAATTAAAAGCTCAAAAAGAAGAAGTCAAAAGATTAAAGTGGTTTGACGAAAAAGATTTGCCGATAGATAAGATGATGGCAATTGATAAAACTTTTTTAACCGAATTTATCGCACATAAAAATCAACAATAA
- a CDS encoding DUF2963 domain-containing protein, with protein MCFSKIKEFHLKNMLIIWKLFWLVIIFMFCLFLVVVYYKVYFSKEFLVVTQPLPLTIKEDTFKADKLIVKDKSCQTTIKPSINISKKTFKNQSQSKHIKTCCHEKRFFYPDNKTINYIEKYDLLTQNCTQINYYNHNGTLFCVMKFDPITKYITKITYHQSDGVTISNIAKYNPQNGKKIQQIQYDANGMTIDYIDQYNDNEEKIQTIKYIIIECKNNLLN; from the coding sequence ATGTGTTTTTCCAAAATCAAAGAATTTCATCTAAAAAATATGCTTATTATTTGGAAATTATTTTGGCTTGTGATCATTTTTATGTTTTGTTTATTTTTGGTCGTTGTTTATTATAAAGTGTATTTCTCAAAAGAATTTTTGGTAGTTACACAACCTTTACCTTTAACCATAAAAGAAGATACTTTTAAAGCTGATAAATTGATTGTCAAAGATAAAAGCTGTCAAACAACCATTAAACCATCAATCAATATTAGTAAAAAAACTTTCAAAAATCAAAGCCAATCTAAACATATTAAAACTTGCTGCCATGAAAAAAGGTTTTTTTATCCCGACAACAAAACTATTAATTATATTGAAAAATATGATTTATTAACTCAAAATTGCACGCAAATTAATTATTATAATCATAATGGTACTTTATTTTGTGTTATGAAATTTGATCCTATAACTAAATACATTACCAAAATCACTTATCATCAATCAGATGGGGTAACAATTAGCAATATAGCCAAATATAATCCTCAAAATGGCAAAAAAATACAACAAATTCAATATGACGCAAATGGCATGACAATAGATTATATCGATCAATACAACGATAACGAAGAAAAGATACAAACTATTAAATATATAATCATTGAATGTAAAAATAATTTATTAAATTAA
- a CDS encoding glycosyltransferase encodes MRIGIFTDAYRPLISGVVVSVDSLRTVLQNLGHEVYIITTNSPHIKEEKDPYVIRFKGVPLPFKVFKNYRWILKYKSHLPKIKALNLDIIHIHTEFGLGLLGIYAKQQLNLPLVYTMHTMYVSFFQTNNSLFIKTFRPLMIRYADRIVKRCLINADFVIFPTQKALDFVDKRYQIEIKANKLHYEIVPTGLNLDHFYPQKHSFQDVDNLKNELNLKDYFVCLYVGRVSAEKEINYLIKAFALFNQHHQQSKFLIIGDGPDQQNLKKQVAKLKLTDKVIFLGFIHYDRLGLYYQLGDVFLNASLFETQGLTYIEALSAGLPVLVRYDVCLTGVIQDGQNGLFYHNQQELITKLIHLYNHPNYCQTLSRAALKSVAHFNQAIFGKTILKIFTHLINKNNFKLKNLL; translated from the coding sequence TTGAGAATAGGCATTTTTACAGACGCTTATCGTCCTTTAATCAGTGGAGTGGTGGTGTCAGTTGATTCTTTAAGAACTGTTTTACAAAATTTAGGACACGAAGTGTATATCATCACTACCAATTCTCCCCACATCAAAGAAGAAAAAGATCCTTATGTTATTAGATTTAAAGGAGTTCCTTTGCCCTTTAAAGTTTTTAAAAATTATCGTTGGATTTTAAAATATAAAAGTCATTTACCCAAAATTAAAGCCCTCAATTTAGATATCATCCATATCCATACCGAGTTTGGTTTAGGTTTATTAGGTATTTATGCTAAACAGCAATTAAATTTACCTTTAGTTTATACTATGCATACCATGTATGTTTCTTTTTTTCAAACCAATAACTCTTTGTTTATTAAAACTTTTCGTCCTTTAATGATCAGATATGCTGATAGAATTGTAAAAAGATGTCTCATTAATGCTGATTTTGTTATTTTTCCAACCCAAAAAGCGCTAGATTTTGTAGACAAACGCTATCAAATTGAAATTAAAGCCAACAAGCTTCATTATGAAATTGTTCCTACTGGGCTTAATTTAGATCATTTTTACCCCCAAAAACATTCTTTTCAAGATGTTGATAACCTTAAAAACGAATTAAACCTCAAAGATTATTTTGTCTGTCTTTATGTTGGTAGGGTTTCTGCAGAAAAAGAAATTAATTATTTAATCAAAGCTTTCGCTCTTTTTAATCAACATCATCAACAAAGTAAATTTTTGATTATTGGCGATGGACCAGACCAACAAAATTTAAAAAAACAAGTTGCTAAATTAAAATTAACTGATAAAGTAATTTTTTTAGGTTTTATTCATTATGATAGGTTAGGTTTATATTACCAATTAGGTGATGTTTTTCTTAACGCTTCTTTGTTTGAAACCCAAGGACTCACTTATATCGAGGCTTTATCGGCTGGATTACCTGTTTTAGTTCGTTATGATGTTTGTTTGACAGGAGTGATTCAAGACGGTCAAAATGGACTTTTTTATCACAATCAACAAGAATTAATTACCAAACTAATTCATTTATACAACCATCCGAATTATTGCCAAACACTATCCCGTGCAGCCTTAAAGTCAGTTGCTCATTTCAATCAAGCTATTTTTGGTAAAACTATTTTAAAGATTTTTACACATTTAATAAATAAAAACAATTTTAAATTAAAAAATTTGTTATAA
- the rpsF gene encoding 30S ribosomal protein S6 — protein sequence MKKYEIMYILRPNLDSNDVKKISDHLENVFTQNPSQILEKKDIGLKDLAYPINNHNKGYYRWFRTQTNNESVLEFNRIIKITEEIIRFIIIKE from the coding sequence ATGAAAAAATACGAAATTATGTATATTTTAAGACCTAATTTAGACAGTAACGATGTCAAAAAAATTAGTGATCATTTAGAAAATGTTTTTACACAAAATCCGAGTCAAATTTTAGAAAAAAAAGATATTGGCTTAAAAGATTTGGCTTATCCAATTAATAATCACAATAAAGGTTATTATCGTTGGTTTAGAACACAAACCAACAATGAATCAGTGTTAGAATTTAATCGTATCATTAAAATTACTGAAGAAATTATTCGTTTTATCATAATTAAAGAGTAA
- a CDS encoding single-stranded DNA-binding protein, which produces MINKVILVGRITKDPELKSYHGDNNYVKFTLAVNRSFSSQDENKKTDFINCVVWRKQAENLSRYISKGSLLGVEGSVRVEKWEKDGKTNWSTEISCTNIHFLESKKSTSSEYDETSSHNQFHQEETLDNSPF; this is translated from the coding sequence ATGATTAATAAAGTTATTTTGGTTGGAAGAATCACCAAAGATCCCGAATTAAAATCTTATCACGGCGACAATAATTACGTTAAATTTACTTTGGCTGTCAATAGGTCTTTTAGTAGTCAAGATGAAAACAAAAAAACTGATTTCATTAATTGCGTTGTTTGGCGTAAACAAGCAGAAAATTTAAGCCGATATATTTCTAAAGGTAGTTTGTTAGGGGTTGAAGGCAGTGTGCGTGTTGAAAAATGGGAAAAAGATGGCAAAACTAACTGGTCAACAGAAATTAGTTGCACTAACATTCACTTTTTAGAATCAAAAAAAAGCACTAGTTCAGAATATGACGAAACGTCATCACATAATCAATTTCACCAAGAAGAAACACTAGATAATAGTCCTTTTTAA
- the rpsR gene encoding 30S ribosomal protein S18 yields MKNIKRNTFKKHRKVCYFTENKFTKIDFKDIELLQRFITDRGKIISRRITNTSAKWQRPLAIAIKRARHMALIPFIQQ; encoded by the coding sequence ATGAAAAATATTAAAAGAAATACTTTCAAAAAACATCGCAAAGTTTGTTATTTTACAGAAAATAAATTTACTAAAATTGATTTTAAAGACATCGAACTTTTGCAAAGATTTATTACTGATCGTGGAAAAATTATTTCCCGCCGAATCACTAATACTTCAGCTAAATGGCAACGTCCTTTAGCAATTGCTATCAAAAGAGCTCGTCATATGGCTTTAATTCCTTTTATCCAACAATAA
- the rplI gene encoding 50S ribosomal protein L9 produces MFLKNKHNIKWIIIISIIVFFFLGFCYDFWHIQKIITSIEDLTNPAENRALPEDNNGTLKNRLIFFIFRFFGKITLVAFIISFLLHLKKNNQIKRFKEKLALWSKLSFHVSQVGEEVLNELPIGIVLIDVNTKEIQWLNPYANFILKHPEINTPLGKINESMLLLTETQDEKTIIALEQKKFECFYNKELNVFYLFDATEKEAIKQLFSEKALALAMITFDNLEESLIRYDLSDQSQIQGEYLSALSDFIEPYEGYLKQLVDDRFLLLLNRQNLDKMLENKFSILDTVRNISHKYQLKVTLSMGIACWNISYDKLSIYSQNAIELAQKRGGDQVVVNIENEKIKYFGAKSASLSKQSKVSVRVNAQSLVDLIKNHSHCFIMGHQYTDLDSLGSMIAFNKIAACLKPDANHYIIIDEEKLDKSLIPVYKQLLEQEKNSSINIITTQTAAKMINPSDVIVVVDTQTKDMVNSPELLSLTTNVIIIDHHRATEEIIASIFSYVESSASSTVELLVEIMGFLEQEVKITPFEASIMYAGILIDTNAFVYRTSSRTFEVASKLKDWEADAVEVKSWLRKNFSNVLEINELVSKMEIFMERFAIIKSDKIYDNRSFLAQVAENVLNINDIDAAFMIAKIADNKIAISARSYNQINVQTIMEQMEGGGHLNSAATQIEGTDIQIVIDNLKHFLKLEYETGEENMEIILLTDIPNKGKKHDIIKVNNGYGNFLIQSHKALLADKKNLSQIKQNQILEQEKQHNYELLMHKLKTEIDNKNISLDIQLGPKGKIYGKITLKQIADEFKKVHHITIDRKKITLENEITSIGIYPVDVVLTEKIKATFFLNVVERKTK; encoded by the coding sequence ATGTTTCTTAAAAACAAACATAATATAAAATGGATCATCATTATTTCGATTATTGTTTTCTTTTTTCTAGGTTTTTGTTATGATTTTTGGCACATACAAAAAATTATAACATCAATTGAAGATTTAACTAATCCCGCAGAAAATCGAGCCTTGCCAGAAGATAATAATGGTACTCTCAAAAATAGACTTATTTTTTTTATCTTTCGTTTTTTCGGCAAAATCACTTTAGTAGCTTTTATTATTAGTTTTTTGCTACATCTTAAAAAAAATAATCAAATTAAGCGTTTTAAAGAAAAATTAGCTTTATGGTCCAAATTATCTTTTCACGTTAGTCAAGTTGGTGAAGAAGTTTTAAACGAACTGCCGATTGGAATTGTTTTAATTGATGTAAATACTAAAGAAATTCAATGGTTAAATCCTTATGCTAACTTTATTTTGAAACATCCCGAAATTAATACTCCTTTGGGAAAAATCAATGAATCAATGTTGTTGTTGACAGAAACCCAAGATGAAAAAACCATTATTGCTTTAGAACAAAAAAAATTTGAATGCTTTTACAACAAAGAATTAAATGTTTTTTATTTATTTGATGCAACCGAAAAAGAAGCAATTAAGCAATTATTTTCCGAAAAAGCTTTGGCGTTAGCTATGATTACTTTTGATAATTTAGAAGAGTCATTAATTCGTTATGATTTATCAGATCAATCTCAAATTCAAGGCGAATATTTAAGTGCTTTATCTGATTTTATCGAACCTTATGAAGGTTATTTAAAACAGTTAGTTGATGATCGTTTTTTATTGCTTTTGAATCGTCAAAATTTAGATAAAATGTTAGAAAATAAGTTTAGTATTTTAGATACGGTCAGAAATATCTCTCACAAATACCAATTAAAAGTCACTCTTTCAATGGGAATTGCTTGTTGGAACATCTCTTATGATAAACTATCAATTTATAGTCAAAATGCAATTGAATTAGCCCAAAAAAGAGGCGGGGATCAGGTTGTAGTTAATATTGAAAACGAAAAAATTAAGTATTTTGGTGCCAAAAGTGCTTCTTTAAGTAAGCAGTCAAAAGTAAGTGTGCGAGTTAATGCTCAATCTTTAGTTGATCTAATCAAAAATCATTCTCATTGTTTTATCATGGGTCATCAATACACTGACCTTGATTCTTTAGGTTCTATGATTGCTTTTAATAAAATAGCTGCTTGTCTTAAACCAGATGCTAACCATTATATTATCATAGATGAAGAAAAATTAGATAAAAGTTTGATTCCGGTTTACAAACAATTACTTGAACAAGAAAAAAATTCTTCTATTAATATTATTACCACTCAAACAGCCGCTAAAATGATTAATCCTAGTGATGTTATTGTAGTTGTTGACACCCAAACTAAAGATATGGTTAATAGTCCGGAATTATTATCTTTAACTACTAATGTTATTATTATTGATCATCATCGTGCGACCGAAGAAATAATTGCTTCCATTTTTTCTTATGTTGAATCTTCTGCCTCTTCTACGGTCGAATTATTAGTTGAAATCATGGGTTTTTTAGAACAAGAAGTAAAAATTACTCCCTTTGAGGCTAGCATTATGTATGCTGGTATTTTAATTGACACTAACGCTTTTGTTTATCGCACTAGTTCGCGTACTTTTGAAGTGGCTTCTAAATTAAAAGATTGGGAAGCTGATGCTGTTGAAGTTAAAAGTTGGTTGCGTAAAAATTTTTCTAATGTGTTAGAAATTAATGAATTAGTGTCGAAGATGGAAATTTTTATGGAACGTTTTGCTATCATTAAAAGTGATAAAATTTATGATAATCGTTCTTTTTTGGCTCAAGTAGCAGAAAATGTTTTAAATATTAACGATATTGATGCAGCTTTTATGATTGCCAAAATTGCTGATAACAAAATAGCTATTAGTGCTCGTTCTTATAATCAAATTAATGTCCAAACTATTATGGAACAAATGGAAGGTGGCGGTCATTTAAATAGCGCTGCTACCCAAATCGAAGGAACTGATATTCAAATAGTGATTGATAATTTAAAACATTTTTTAAAATTAGAATATGAAACAGGTGAGGAGAATATGGAAATTATTTTATTAACTGATATCCCAAATAAAGGTAAAAAACACGATATTATTAAAGTTAATAATGGTTATGGTAATTTTTTAATTCAAAGCCACAAAGCCCTTTTAGCGGATAAAAAAAACTTATCCCAAATTAAACAAAATCAAATTTTAGAACAAGAAAAACAACATAATTATGAACTTTTAATGCATAAGTTAAAAACTGAAATCGATAATAAAAATATTTCTTTAGATATTCAATTAGGGCCTAAAGGAAAAATTTATGGTAAAATCACTTTAAAACAAATTGCAGATGAATTTAAAAAAGTTCATCATATTACCATTGATCGCAAAAAAATCACTTTAGAAAACGAGATTACTTCTATCGGCATTTATCCTGTGGATGTGGTTTTGACAGAAAAAATCAAAGCTACTTTTTTTCTTAATGTGGTTGAAAGAAAAACTAAATGA